The proteins below come from a single Chryseobacterium sp. MA9 genomic window:
- the zwf gene encoding glucose-6-phosphate dehydrogenase: protein MNQNRILQPTTIVIFGATGDLAKRKLFPAFYNLYIDGRMPKGFNIVALGRAENTDELFRNYIKENLESFSRKKVTSEDWAGFQAHITYFQHQLDEESSYQNLQQKLLDFDTVYGMRANRLFYLSIGPNFISTISNHIKTTALASDPKKDRIIIEKPFGHNKQSAIELNSLLAKTFEEEQIYRIDHYLGKETVQNILAFRFGNSIFEPLWKHKYIESVQITVAEEVGVETRGAFYEQTGALRDMIQNHLLQILCMVAMEPPASLESGEIRDRKVDVLKSIRRISPDQVEHYAVRGQYGKSTINGVDVKGYRQESGIAGDSNTETFAAIKFYLDNERWQDVPFYVRTGKKMKEKHSYITIQFKPLPHSTFSDSPHLLSANRLIINIQPMMDIRLQFMTKKPGLTLDLKPAEMIFDNFACQDDTPEAYETLLQDALLGDLTLFMRSDQVEEAWDVVTTIQEAWENNKDLSFPNYKAGSWGPEDCNALVERQGHSWV, encoded by the coding sequence ATGAATCAAAATAGAATCTTGCAGCCAACAACAATCGTTATTTTTGGTGCTACAGGAGATCTGGCAAAAAGAAAACTTTTTCCGGCATTTTACAACTTATACATCGACGGCAGAATGCCCAAAGGCTTCAATATTGTTGCATTGGGAAGAGCCGAAAATACAGATGAACTTTTTAGAAATTATATTAAAGAAAACCTGGAGAGTTTCTCCAGAAAAAAAGTGACTTCTGAGGATTGGGCAGGTTTTCAGGCTCATATTACTTACTTTCAGCATCAGTTGGATGAAGAAAGTTCTTATCAGAATCTGCAGCAGAAGTTGCTGGACTTTGATACCGTTTACGGAATGAGAGCTAACAGGTTATTTTACCTGTCGATAGGACCTAATTTCATTTCCACTATTTCCAATCATATTAAAACGACAGCGTTAGCTTCAGATCCGAAAAAAGACCGTATCATTATTGAGAAGCCTTTTGGCCACAATAAGCAGTCGGCGATTGAGCTGAATAGTCTTCTGGCAAAAACATTTGAAGAAGAACAGATCTATCGTATTGATCATTATCTGGGAAAAGAAACAGTGCAGAATATATTGGCATTTAGATTTGGGAATTCAATTTTTGAGCCTTTATGGAAGCATAAATATATAGAATCAGTACAGATAACAGTAGCGGAAGAAGTAGGAGTGGAGACAAGAGGTGCTTTTTATGAGCAGACAGGAGCATTGAGGGATATGATTCAGAACCATCTGTTGCAGATCCTGTGTATGGTGGCTATGGAACCTCCGGCTTCATTGGAATCAGGCGAAATAAGAGACCGTAAAGTTGATGTTCTGAAATCAATTCGCAGAATTTCTCCGGATCAGGTTGAGCATTATGCGGTAAGAGGCCAATATGGGAAAAGTACAATAAACGGGGTGGATGTGAAAGGCTACCGCCAGGAGAGCGGTATTGCTGGGGATTCCAATACGGAAACCTTTGCTGCGATAAAATTTTATCTGGATAACGAAAGATGGCAGGATGTTCCTTTCTATGTTCGTACAGGAAAGAAAATGAAAGAAAAGCATTCTTATATTACCATACAGTTTAAGCCGCTTCCTCATTCCACATTTTCAGATAGTCCACATCTTTTATCAGCTAACAGGTTAATTATTAATATTCAGCCGATGATGGATATCAGATTACAGTTTATGACGAAAAAACCAGGACTGACCCTGGATTTGAAACCAGCAGAAATGATTTTTGATAATTTTGCCTGTCAGGATGATACACCTGAAGCTTATGAAACCTTGTTGCAGGATGCCCTTTTAGGAGATCTTACTTTATTTATGCGTTCTGATCAGGTAGAAGAGGCCTGGGATGTTGTTACAACAATACAGGAAGCATGGGAAAATAATAAAGACTTATCCTTCCCGAATTATAAAGCAGGAAGCTGGGGACCGGAAGACTGCAATGCTTTGGTGGAGAGGCAGGGACATAGCTGGGTATAA
- a CDS encoding TetR/AcrR family transcriptional regulator: MAKGEETRQFIIEKAAPIFNTKGIAATSMSDIMEATKLSKGSMYVHFENKEVLACAAVEHNMKMLSDQLQKTLSRFKTSKEQLFAYIDFFSDPNHPPVVGGCPLLNFGTEADDTNPIVKEKVNRGIKQGEELLSGIIEKGIINKEFRAEWNPADFATVLFAMLEGGHLMSRMSGSNEKIEIIANSLKKIIEENSV; the protein is encoded by the coding sequence ATGGCAAAAGGAGAAGAAACCAGACAGTTCATTATAGAAAAAGCAGCACCTATTTTTAATACAAAAGGGATTGCCGCTACTTCTATGAGTGATATCATGGAAGCCACTAAATTGTCTAAAGGTAGTATGTACGTCCATTTTGAAAATAAAGAAGTACTGGCCTGCGCCGCTGTTGAACACAATATGAAAATGCTGAGTGATCAACTTCAGAAAACTTTAAGCAGATTCAAAACTTCAAAGGAGCAATTATTCGCATACATTGATTTTTTCAGTGACCCCAATCATCCGCCTGTAGTTGGAGGATGTCCTTTGTTAAACTTTGGAACAGAAGCTGACGATACCAATCCGATAGTTAAAGAAAAGGTAAACCGGGGAATTAAACAAGGTGAAGAATTGCTTTCCGGCATTATAGAAAAAGGAATAATTAATAAAGAATTCAGAGCAGAATGGAATCCGGCAGACTTTGCAACGGTTTTGTTTGCAATGCTTGAGGGTGGACACTTAATGTCAAGAATGTCTGGCAGCAACGAGAAAATAGAAATTATTGCAAACAGTCTGAAAAAAATTATAGAGGAAAATAGTGTGTAA
- a CDS encoding T9SS type B sorting domain-containing protein has protein sequence MKSFIFSLLLFVLGIPVCAQRDTDHWFAPYYASVSYTQALYLSTDSATPFVVTINSNNVPIGNVTISKGAPQTFVVPIGNIAANVTTDAFTTINKGLYVQGAKPFYCSLRMVSSTTHAEIITSKGKAGIGKEFYVAGTPTTASLTLYNFTAGILATENNTVVTVTWNGNVTFFGGTPPTHSQTITLNKGQSFIFAGGPGANGQNLSAFIGAKIVSDKPITLTNGNVNGNFGSNTSTGSDAILDQSVPTDRLGSTFAMVRTRSTNADLEGGIVIGTENNTQIFINGSSTPIATINSGEFYRISGSNYVQQGNSGHFNMFITTSKNVYLYQMVSVNNSSATCGFNYIPPLNCFLPRKIEEIGKINEMPTGPGVTSTVPTGAVVKLNILTEAGANVTVNGNSPTAAEGPFALTGNSGWVTYAIPSITGNVTVVSNKAVTAGINGGYSTSGYGGYFAGFSSIPLISKKTGECIPGIVLEVSDSYDTYQWFLNGNPITGANANTYTPLVAGNYTVKISVGSCNPATTPVYKVYTCLEESTKAITVCEGYLSIVPEFTNSTQTYVPSTVTIITPPANGTVTIDAAGVINYVPNFGYLGTDTIVYKFCGNNPDFTDCEQVTLTLTVSESPIVKDAALRSCFQPSNPMLGVFNLTSAGVNVQPGTIKQYYPSPTDAHNGTNEILTPANYIAPNGVVYVKVSNANGCYRIAEVTLTVIPPMYSEVLKDKIICIENTTTLDAGPGFTSYEWSTGATTQSIKNVGVGTYWVDLKTRECTTRQTVKVYASENPVISDITINNNTVTLNVIAGTAPYQYSMDNINWQDENIFTNISRGSHTFYVRDSYKCAPLQVEITVPNLINIITPNGDGINDVLDYSALANKNNFTFSIYDRYGSKLHVGSKLNGFKWDGAMDGKKVPTGTYWFDMGWNENNTKQTPIKYTGWVVVKNRN, from the coding sequence ATGAAAAGCTTTATATTTAGTCTATTACTCTTCGTATTAGGCATTCCTGTTTGTGCTCAAAGAGATACAGATCACTGGTTTGCACCCTATTACGCCTCTGTAAGTTACACGCAGGCATTATATCTTTCTACCGATTCTGCAACTCCTTTTGTTGTTACGATTAACAGCAACAACGTTCCGATTGGCAATGTAACCATCAGTAAGGGCGCTCCTCAGACTTTTGTGGTTCCCATTGGCAATATAGCCGCCAATGTTACAACAGATGCTTTCACTACTATCAATAAAGGTTTATATGTACAAGGGGCCAAGCCCTTCTACTGTTCATTAAGAATGGTAAGCAGTACTACACACGCTGAAATTATAACAAGTAAAGGAAAAGCCGGGATCGGTAAAGAATTTTATGTAGCCGGAACTCCTACTACCGCATCACTTACCTTATATAACTTCACGGCAGGTATATTGGCAACAGAAAACAATACGGTTGTAACAGTTACCTGGAACGGAAATGTAACATTTTTTGGAGGAACACCACCAACTCATTCGCAAACCATTACTCTTAACAAAGGACAATCTTTTATCTTTGCCGGAGGTCCGGGAGCAAATGGTCAAAACCTATCGGCTTTTATTGGAGCTAAAATTGTTTCTGATAAACCCATTACCCTTACCAACGGAAATGTTAATGGAAATTTTGGAAGCAACACCAGTACGGGATCGGATGCTATTCTTGATCAGTCTGTACCTACGGATAGACTTGGAAGTACTTTTGCTATGGTAAGAACCAGATCTACCAATGCTGATCTGGAAGGTGGTATCGTTATAGGAACAGAAAATAATACCCAAATATTCATCAATGGTTCTAGCACCCCTATTGCAACCATCAACAGTGGGGAATTTTACAGGATTTCAGGAAGTAACTATGTTCAGCAGGGAAATTCCGGGCACTTTAATATGTTTATTACGACTTCAAAAAATGTCTATTTATATCAGATGGTTTCTGTGAATAACAGCAGTGCAACCTGTGGTTTCAACTACATCCCACCATTAAACTGTTTTCTACCCCGAAAAATTGAAGAAATCGGGAAGATCAACGAAATGCCAACCGGACCGGGAGTAACAAGTACGGTCCCAACCGGAGCTGTTGTAAAACTGAATATTTTAACGGAAGCCGGAGCCAATGTAACGGTAAACGGAAATTCTCCCACAGCCGCAGAAGGACCTTTTGCATTAACGGGAAATAGCGGCTGGGTGACCTATGCTATCCCATCTATCACCGGAAATGTAACAGTTGTTTCTAATAAGGCTGTAACGGCGGGTATTAACGGTGGATACAGTACATCCGGATATGGTGGATACTTCGCAGGCTTCTCTTCTATTCCATTGATTTCCAAAAAGACTGGAGAATGTATTCCGGGTATTGTACTGGAAGTGAGTGACAGCTACGACACCTACCAATGGTTCCTGAACGGAAACCCTATTACCGGAGCCAATGCCAATACTTATACTCCATTGGTTGCAGGGAATTATACGGTAAAAATTTCAGTAGGCAGTTGTAATCCGGCAACTACTCCGGTTTATAAGGTGTATACCTGTCTTGAAGAGTCTACCAAAGCGATAACTGTTTGTGAAGGATATCTATCTATAGTACCTGAGTTTACCAATTCTACCCAAACTTATGTTCCGAGTACTGTAACTATCATTACTCCTCCGGCAAATGGTACAGTTACCATTGATGCGGCAGGAGTGATTAATTATGTTCCCAACTTCGGTTATCTGGGTACTGATACTATTGTTTATAAGTTTTGTGGAAACAATCCGGATTTTACAGATTGTGAACAGGTAACTTTAACATTAACGGTTTCTGAAAGTCCAATCGTCAAAGATGCGGCCTTAAGATCATGCTTCCAGCCTTCTAATCCTATGCTCGGGGTATTTAATTTAACATCAGCAGGAGTTAATGTGCAACCAGGAACTATTAAGCAGTATTATCCATCTCCTACTGATGCACACAACGGAACAAACGAAATTCTGACTCCAGCCAATTATATTGCCCCCAATGGTGTGGTTTACGTTAAGGTAAGTAATGCCAACGGATGTTATAGAATTGCAGAAGTAACCCTTACGGTTATTCCTCCTATGTACTCAGAAGTATTAAAGGATAAAATTATCTGTATAGAAAACACTACTACATTAGATGCAGGGCCAGGTTTTACTTCTTATGAATGGAGTACGGGAGCAACAACACAGTCCATCAAAAATGTAGGAGTTGGAACCTATTGGGTAGATCTGAAAACCAGAGAATGTACCACCAGACAAACGGTGAAGGTGTATGCTTCTGAAAACCCTGTTATTTCGGATATTACTATTAACAATAATACGGTTACTTTAAACGTAATTGCAGGAACAGCACCTTATCAGTATTCGATGGACAATATCAACTGGCAGGATGAAAATATATTTACCAATATATCTCGTGGAAGCCATACTTTCTACGTAAGGGATTCATACAAATGTGCTCCTCTGCAGGTAGAAATCACGGTTCCTAATCTGATCAACATCATCACTCCGAATGGTGACGGAATAAATGACGTCCTTGATTATTCTGCTTTGGCAAATAAAAATAACTTCACGTTCAGCATCTATGACAGATACGGAAGTAAGCTTCATGTAGGAAGTAAATTAAACGGATTTAAATGGGACGGAGCCATGGATGGCAAAAAAGTACCTACCGGAACCTACTGGTTTGATATGGGCTGGAATGAGAACAATACAAAACAAACTCCAATAAAATATACGGGATGGGTTGTAGTAAAAAACAGGAATTAG
- a CDS encoding response regulator transcription factor produces the protein MTLKIRKTEIIGLYPRGLKIEEIAEQLFVLPSTIEFHRSKLFERIGIKNIIEAISYIITNNLL, from the coding sequence ATTACCTTAAAAATAAGGAAAACTGAAATTATAGGACTCTATCCTCGGGGATTAAAAATAGAAGAAATTGCAGAGCAATTGTTTGTGTTACCCAGTACCATAGAGTTTCACAGGAGCAAATTGTTTGAAAGAATTGGTATAAAAAATATTATCGAAGCAATATCCTACATAATAACAAATAATTTGCTTTAA
- the gndA gene encoding NADP-dependent phosphogluconate dehydrogenase, whose translation MERYSYGIVGLGVMGRNLLYNIADNGFSIAGFDLDQEKVKELENGAASEMKVKGTGSLEDFVSALEVPRKIILMVPAGKPVDAVLENITPLLNEGDIVIDAGNSYFEDTNRRVADLASKKLHFMGMGVSGGEKGARRGPSIMPGGDLEAFKLLKPMLEAIAAKVDNEACTAYMGKGSAGNYVKMVHNGIEYAIMQLISEAYDLLKRGAGLNNEQLYEVFRDWNNGEMNSFLIEITRDIFTQKDSFTENYLVDQILDKAGAKGTGKWTSEQAMEIGVSIPTIDIAVTSRILSAYKDERVQASKIYAEKEITKAENTELFIKEVGDALFLSTLISYAQGLSLLVKASAEYGFEIPLKDVVKIWRGGCIIRSVLLEKFYSAYTQNPDLSNILLDHDISELVKSKIKALRKTAGYAAANGISSLGIQTALGYFDAYTTESLPVNLIQAQRDYFGAHTYQRIDREGVFHTSWQTANN comes from the coding sequence ATGGAAAGATATAGTTATGGAATAGTTGGCCTTGGAGTGATGGGGCGGAATCTTCTTTATAATATTGCTGACAACGGATTTTCAATCGCAGGATTTGACCTTGATCAGGAGAAAGTAAAAGAATTAGAGAATGGTGCTGCTTCAGAAATGAAAGTAAAAGGTACAGGCTCTTTAGAAGATTTTGTATCTGCATTAGAAGTCCCAAGGAAAATTATTCTTATGGTTCCTGCAGGAAAACCTGTAGATGCAGTGCTGGAAAACATTACCCCGCTTTTGAATGAAGGTGATATCGTAATTGATGCAGGGAATTCTTATTTTGAAGATACCAACAGACGCGTTGCTGATCTGGCATCTAAAAAGCTGCATTTTATGGGAATGGGAGTGTCAGGTGGAGAAAAAGGAGCCAGAAGAGGTCCTAGTATAATGCCTGGAGGTGATCTGGAAGCTTTCAAACTTCTTAAGCCAATGCTTGAAGCTATTGCTGCAAAAGTAGACAACGAAGCATGTACAGCGTATATGGGGAAAGGATCTGCCGGAAACTACGTAAAAATGGTACACAACGGTATTGAATATGCCATTATGCAGCTTATCAGTGAAGCTTATGATCTGCTTAAAAGAGGTGCCGGGTTGAATAACGAACAGCTGTACGAGGTTTTCAGAGATTGGAATAATGGAGAAATGAATTCATTCCTTATTGAGATTACCAGAGATATTTTTACTCAGAAAGATTCATTCACAGAAAATTATCTTGTTGATCAGATTTTAGATAAAGCAGGAGCAAAAGGAACCGGAAAATGGACCTCTGAGCAGGCCATGGAAATCGGAGTTTCTATTCCTACCATTGATATTGCGGTAACTTCAAGAATTTTATCCGCCTATAAAGATGAGAGAGTTCAGGCTTCCAAGATATATGCTGAAAAAGAAATCACAAAGGCGGAAAACACAGAATTGTTTATCAAGGAAGTGGGGGATGCTCTTTTTCTTTCAACATTAATAAGCTATGCACAAGGCTTGTCTTTACTGGTAAAAGCATCTGCGGAATACGGTTTTGAAATTCCACTGAAAGATGTTGTGAAAATCTGGAGAGGGGGATGTATCATTCGTTCCGTATTGCTGGAGAAGTTCTACTCAGCTTACACTCAAAACCCTGATCTTTCTAATATTCTGCTTGATCACGATATTTCTGAATTGGTAAAATCAAAAATCAAAGCCTTAAGAAAAACAGCCGGATATGCTGCTGCAAACGGTATTTCAAGTTTGGGAATTCAGACAGCTTTAGGATATTTTGATGCTTACACCACAGAATCTCTTCCTGTGAATCTGATCCAGGCTCAGCGTGATTATTTCGGAGCTCATACCTACCAGCGTATTGACAGGGAAGGAGTATTCCATACTTCTTGGCAAACTGCAAACAATTAA
- a CDS encoding T9SS type A sorting domain-containing protein: MDFSNLIKGIYIIEIENGGTTVHKKLIKES, translated from the coding sequence ATTGATTTTAGCAATCTTATCAAAGGAATATATATAATAGAGATAGAAAATGGAGGTACAACTGTTCATAAAAAATTAATAAAAGAATCATAA
- the pgl gene encoding 6-phosphogluconolactonase, translated as MNITVFDDLEKLYAKAADAFVDLSKKSIQKNERFVVALSGGSSPKAIFKLLATPKYKEQIEWNKVYFFWVDERWVPLHDDKSNFRMTDEALLSQVPANKNHIFPMYAEGVTPEDYAKTYEEQIRGVLGNEGVFDFILLGMGDDGHTASLFPGEEILNEKEKWVAAYYLKPQEMFRITLTAPVINNAENILVIAFGESKKHALNEVLNGEYNPSLYPLQLIEKKDGYHFFTDEKAKG; from the coding sequence ATGAATATTACAGTATTTGACGATCTGGAAAAACTGTACGCAAAGGCAGCAGATGCATTTGTTGACCTTTCAAAAAAATCTATTCAAAAAAATGAGCGTTTTGTGGTAGCACTGAGTGGCGGTTCTTCTCCAAAAGCCATTTTTAAACTATTGGCAACTCCAAAATATAAAGAACAGATTGAATGGAATAAAGTCTACTTTTTCTGGGTTGATGAACGTTGGGTTCCTTTACATGATGATAAAAGCAACTTCAGAATGACGGATGAGGCTCTTCTCAGCCAGGTTCCTGCTAATAAAAACCATATTTTTCCTATGTACGCTGAAGGAGTCACTCCTGAAGACTATGCAAAGACCTATGAAGAACAGATTAGAGGTGTTCTTGGGAACGAAGGTGTTTTTGATTTTATACTTTTGGGAATGGGGGATGACGGTCATACTGCCTCTTTATTTCCCGGTGAGGAAATTTTAAATGAAAAAGAAAAGTGGGTTGCTGCCTATTATCTGAAACCTCAGGAAATGTTCAGAATTACTTTGACTGCACCCGTAATCAATAATGCTGAAAATATTCTGGTTATCGCATTTGGTGAATCAAAAAAGCACGCATTAAATGAAGTACTGAACGGTGAGTATAATCCATCATTATATCCATTACAGCTTATTGAAAAAAAGGACGGATATCATTTTTTCACAGACGAAAAAGCAAAAGGATAA
- a CDS encoding helix-turn-helix transcriptional regulator, with product MHEYCPRFSEELLKISPLKISEIRFCAYIYLNFSTKEIADYTFISVRTVQTKKYNLRKKLNIPADMDIYVWFSKLFK from the coding sequence ATCCATGAATATTGTCCCCGTTTTTCAGAAGAGCTGTTAAAAATTTCTCCTTTAAAAATATCGGAAATAAGATTCTGTGCTTACATCTATCTGAATTTTTCTACCAAAGAGATTGCAGACTATACATTTATCTCAGTAAGGACTGTACAAACCAAAAAATATAATTTAAGAAAAAAGCTTAATATTCCTGCTGACATGGATATCTATGTATGGTTTTCCAAATTATTCAAGTAA
- a CDS encoding SDR family NAD(P)-dependent oxidoreductase: protein MSKTVLITGASKGFGKAWAEAFLAKGYNVAATARNVETLNDLKEKYGDSVLPLTLDVDKREESLAVAQKVKQHFGSIDILINNAGYALTGAIEETNEQEARAQFETNFFGTLWLTQAVLPIMRGQKSGHIIQVSSILGLATLPTMGLYNASKFALEGLSETLATEVKEFGIHVTLVEPNGYASNIWHTGISTQSNPVYDGLKKAFSEAETSFGSVEATAPALIKLAETENPPLRLLLGKVALPFVKHNYEQRLKVWEEWNEVSVEAHG from the coding sequence ATGTCAAAAACAGTTTTAATTACAGGAGCATCAAAAGGTTTCGGAAAAGCATGGGCAGAAGCTTTTTTAGCAAAAGGATACAACGTAGCAGCAACAGCCAGAAACGTTGAAACCCTTAATGATTTAAAAGAAAAGTATGGAGATTCTGTATTGCCCTTAACTTTAGATGTAGACAAGCGTGAAGAATCTTTAGCTGTGGCTCAGAAAGTAAAGCAGCATTTTGGCAGCATTGATATCCTGATCAATAATGCGGGATATGCACTAACGGGCGCTATTGAAGAAACGAATGAGCAGGAAGCCAGAGCACAGTTCGAAACGAATTTCTTTGGAACTTTATGGCTTACACAGGCAGTACTTCCTATCATGAGAGGTCAGAAAAGCGGCCATATCATTCAGGTATCCTCTATTCTGGGATTGGCAACTTTACCTACGATGGGGCTATACAATGCTTCTAAATTTGCATTGGAAGGATTGAGTGAAACTTTAGCTACGGAAGTGAAAGAATTCGGTATTCATGTTACTTTGGTAGAACCTAATGGTTATGCTTCCAATATCTGGCATACAGGAATTAGTACGCAAAGCAACCCTGTTTATGATGGTCTTAAAAAAGCCTTTTCAGAAGCTGAGACCTCTTTCGGAAGTGTAGAAGCTACAGCACCGGCACTCATAAAATTAGCAGAAACTGAAAATCCTCCATTGCGTTTATTGCTTGGGAAAGTAGCCCTTCCTTTTGTAAAACATAATTATGAACAGCGACTAAAAGTATGGGAAGAATGGAATGAGGTATCCGTAGAGGCTCACGGATAA
- a CDS encoding DUF4240 domain-containing protein, which yields MKRNFINQEELSDKFWNIEYSGTTQKITFGKSGTKGRETIKEFADEKECIRESEKLISQKIKKGYTEIQDNEEVPQKKELSENEKADIYFWEAIEKSNKYKKAHWSEYDIDEHLENLTAYLAKFRKERLILFEKTLQEKLSELYTAEIAELSFILEGDFRTENGTYIFDGFLSDDGFIYFRCWLLLKGKEFFEDITKDIQSFVSGKYSFNIGDCWGEGLLYVSDEAYSENHDNDDESEIRDTVHELYPDNLYDSIDRQMSRVPKKGTDLQKMYPKLVKEICELRK from the coding sequence ATGAAACGAAATTTCATCAATCAGGAAGAACTTTCTGATAAATTCTGGAATATTGAATATTCAGGAACTACACAAAAAATAACATTCGGGAAAAGCGGAACCAAAGGACGTGAAACTATTAAAGAATTTGCCGATGAAAAAGAATGCATTCGCGAATCTGAAAAACTCATCAGCCAAAAGATAAAAAAAGGATACACCGAGATTCAGGATAACGAAGAAGTCCCTCAGAAAAAAGAACTTTCAGAAAATGAAAAAGCAGATATTTATTTCTGGGAAGCGATCGAAAAATCCAATAAATATAAAAAAGCCCATTGGAGTGAATATGATATTGATGAACACCTGGAAAATCTAACAGCTTATCTTGCTAAATTTAGAAAAGAAAGACTTATTCTTTTTGAAAAGACGCTTCAGGAAAAATTAAGTGAACTGTATACCGCTGAAATTGCTGAGCTTTCCTTTATCCTCGAAGGTGATTTCAGGACAGAAAACGGGACGTATATCTTTGATGGTTTCCTTTCTGATGATGGATTTATTTATTTCCGCTGCTGGCTGCTCCTGAAGGGGAAAGAATTTTTTGAAGATATTACAAAAGATATCCAGTCATTTGTAAGTGGAAAATACAGTTTTAATATAGGCGATTGCTGGGGGGAGGGACTTTTATATGTTTCAGATGAAGCTTATTCCGAAAATCATGACAACGATGATGAGTCAGAGATAAGAGATACGGTGCATGAACTGTATCCGGATAATCTTTATGATAGTATAGACCGCCAGATGAGCAGGGTGCCAAAAAAGGGGACCGATCTGCAGAAGATGTATCCGAAATTGGTAAAAGAGATCTGTGAATTGAGAAAATAA
- a CDS encoding transposase translates to MLFKDIHIGDLIQKRVEETGFSPDRLLNFMQCSHKELAEMYKSKSLDVEILLKWSKLLTYFFRIYSQHLLLYSPPLSSDYYKKSKQKKTQLPKFRKNIYTVEMIDFILNLLKTNENQTTNNRRLQDPKNYFVQMDQKILIEL, encoded by the coding sequence ATGCTGTTTAAAGATATCCATATTGGTGATTTGATACAAAAGCGGGTAGAAGAAACCGGATTCTCTCCAGACAGATTGCTGAACTTTATGCAATGCAGCCATAAGGAACTTGCAGAGATGTACAAAAGCAAATCTCTGGACGTAGAGATTCTTCTTAAATGGAGCAAGCTTTTAACTTATTTCTTCAGGATCTATTCTCAGCACCTATTGCTCTATTCACCTCCTCTATCCTCAGATTATTATAAAAAATCAAAACAGAAAAAAACACAGCTTCCCAAGTTCAGAAAAAATATTTATACCGTTGAAATGATTGATTTTATCCTCAATCTTTTAAAAACAAATGAGAACCAAACAACAAATAATAGAAGATTACAGGATCCCAAAAACTACTTTGTACAAATGGATCAAAAAATACTGATTGAGCTTTGA